A region of the Agromyces sp. CF514 genome:
CGCGCCGTTCGTCTCGCTGTCGGGCTCGTCGAGGCGGAACTTCTCGGGCCAGTTCACGATCGCGATCAGGCTCGCGGACTCTGCGAGGCTCAGCTCGGAGGCGTGCTTGCCGCCGAAGTAGTACTGGGCGGCGGACTCGATGCCGTAGACACGGCCGCCGAACGCGGCGATGTTGAGGTAGCCGCGGAGGATCTGGTCCTTCGTGTACTCCTTCTCGATGGTGATCGCGTAGCGCATCTCCTTGAGCTTGCGCTCGGGGGTCGTCTCGATCGCGGCGTCGACCGCCGCCTCGCGCTCCTCTTCGGTGGTCGCGCTGTTCACGGCGTTGTTCACGAGCACGTTCTTGACGTACTGCTGCGTGATCGACGAGCCGCCCTGCGTCGCGCCGCCGATGACGTACTCGTTCAGCGCTGCGCGGAGCGTGCCCTGCACGTCGATGCCGCCGTGCTCGTAGAAGCGCGGGTCCTCGCCGGCGACCGCCGCGTCCTTGACGTACTGGCTGATCTGGTCGAACGCGACCTCCTCGCGGTCCTCCTCGAAGAAGCTCGCGAGCTTGTACGGCGTCTTGCCGTCGTCCTGCATGGCGTAGACGTCGGTCTTCTCCGACAGTTCGCCGATGTCGAGGAACCCGGGCAGGTTCTCGAACATCGTGATGCTGTTGTTGGCGGCCATGCCGGTGACGGCGAGGGCAGGGGTCACTGCGGCCGTCACGAGCACGCCGGCGAGTGCGCTCATGCCGACGAACGCGAGGATCCCGGATCCGACGTCGCTCATCGTACGATTTTGGGCAGACATATAGTGGAGCGTAACGGAGAAGACTGGCAATCAACGGCACGGAAGCTGGGCGAACGCCTGCTCCGTCACTCAGCGGTGCGCACGCGGCGCGCGGCGCCGGTCCGATCCGATCCGAAGCCGCCTGTCACGAAGAGACGAGGGTCCCATGGTCACCTGGGAGTACATCACCACCCCGCTGCTGATCCACAACACCGCCGCGATCCTCAACAACTGGGGCTCCGAGGGGTGGGAGCTCGTGCAGGTCGTGCAGGGCCCCGAGGGTGGGCTCGTCGCATACCTGAAGCGTCCGGTCGGCGGCTCGGAGTCGGTCGCCGCCTCCGCGGGTGCCGCTGCCGCGGCGCAGGCCGCCAAGGCCTTCGAGGGCGAGGGGCGCGCCTGATGGCCGGCTTCGAGGCACGGCTCGCCGAGCTCGGCATCGAGCTCCCGGATGTCGCGCCGCCCGTCGCTGCGTACATCCCCGCCGTGGCCACCGGCTCGTACGTGCACACGTCCGGCCAGCTGCCGTTCACGGCCGGCGCGCTGCCCGCGACCGGCAAGGTGGGCGACGGGCACGGCCTCGTGCCCGCCGACGACGCCAAGGCGTACGCGCGCACGTGCATCCTCAACGCGCTCGCCGCCGTCCGTGCCGAGATCGGCTCGCTCGACCGCATCACCCGCATCGTGAAGGTCGTCGGCTTCGTGGCCTCCGACCCCGCGTTCACCGGTCAGCCGGGCGTCGTCAACGGCGCCTCCGAGCTGCTCGGAGAGGTCTTCGGCGAGGCCGGCCGCCACGCGCGCTCGGCCGTGGGCGTCGCGGTGCTGCCGCTCGACTCGCCCGTCGAGGTCGAACTCGTCGTCGAGTTCGCCTGACGCGTTCGGCGCTCCCTCGTCGCGGACGCGGCGGGGGAGCGCTGTCGGATGCCGCGCCTAGACTTGTCGGGACATGACGCTGATCCTCGACCCCGACGACCCGGCCGGCTGGCGCGAGGCGCCCGCCGCGGGCGGTGCACCCGCTGCAGACGGCACGCCCGCGGCATCCGGCAACCGCTTCACCGAAGGCCTGAACCCCGAGCAGCGCGAGGCGGTCGAGTACCGCGGCCAGGCGCTGCTGATCGTGGCGGGAGCCGGCTCGGGCAAGACCCGCGTGCTGACCCACCGCATCGCGGGGCTCATCGACAGCCGTGAGGCCTGGCCGAGCCAGATCCTCGCCATCACGTTCACGAACAAGGCCGCCGCCGAGATGCGCGAGCGCGTCGAGGCGCTGCTCGGCGAGGGCGCGTCGGGCATGTGGATCTCGACGTTCCACTCGGCCTGCGTGCGCATCCTCCGGCGCGAGGCCGAGGCGATCGGCCTGTCGTCGACGTTCACGATCTACGACTCGGCCGACACGCGCACCGTGCTCAAGCGCATCATCAAGGAGCTCGACGCCGACACCATGGGCTTCACGCCGGCCGGCGCCCAGTCGAAGATCTCGAAGCTCAAGAACGAGCTCTCCGACGTGGAGTCGTTCGCGCGCAACGCGAACATGAACGACCCCCAAGAGGTCATGTTCCTCGAGATCTTCCGGCAGTACACCCGGCGCCTGCGCGCCGCGAGCGCGCTCGACTTCGACGACCTCATCGCAGAGACGGTCTACCTGTTCCGCGCGTTCCCGGCGGTCGCGTCGCTCTACCAGCGACGGTTCCGGCACATCCTGGTCGACGAGTACCAGGACACCAACCACGCGCAGTACTCGCTCATCCGCGAGTTCACGCAGTCGATCCCGGCCGAGCGCGTCGCCGAGATGTCCGAGCACGGGTTCAACGTCCGCGGCGTGACCGACGCCACCGGCGGCATCCCGGGCGCGAGCCTCACCGTGGTCGGCGACTCCGACCAGTCCATCTACGCGTTCCGCGGAGCCGACATCCGCAACATCTCCGAGTTCGAGCGGGACTTCCCCGGTGCGAAGGTCGTGCTCCTCGAGCAGAACTACCGCTCGACGCAGAACATCCTCTCCGCCGCCAACGCGGTCATCTCGAACAACTTCGACCGAAAAGACAAGAAGCTCTGGACCGCGGTCGGCGACGGCGACAAGATCACCGGCTACACCGGGTACACCGCGCACGACGAGGCGCAGTTCGTGGCCGACGAGATCGAGGCGCTGCACCGCTCGGGCGTCGCCTACCGCGACATCGCGGTGTTCTACCGCACCAACGCGCAGACGCGAGCGCTCGAGGAGATCTTCGTACGATCGGCCCTGCCGTACCGTGTGGTCGGCGGCACGAAGTTCTACGAGCGCGCCGAGATCAAGGACGCGATGGCCTACCTCGTCTCGGTGGCCAACCCCCTCGACGAGCTGGCGCTCCGCCGCATCCTGAACACGCCCAAGCGCGGCATCGGGCCGGCGACCGAGACGGCGCTGTCGAGCTTCGCCGAGGCCAACCAGCTCACCTTCCGCGAGGCGATGCGCTCGGCCGACGCCCTCGGCCTCGGGCCCAAGGTCACGGGCGCCATCACGACGCTCGCGAACGTGCTCGACGAGGCGGCTGCGATGCTCGCGCCGTCGGCGGCAGGCGTCGCCGCGGGCACGAACGAGGGAGCCTCGAAGGTCTCAGACGTGCTCGTGTTCCTGCTCGAGCGCTCCGGGCTCATCGACGCGCTGCGCCGAAGCCGCGACCCGCAAGACGAGACCCGCGCCGAGAACGTCGACGAGCTCGTCGCGCAGACGCGCGACTTCGACCGCGAC
Encoded here:
- a CDS encoding RidA family protein gives rise to the protein MAGFEARLAELGIELPDVAPPVAAYIPAVATGSYVHTSGQLPFTAGALPATGKVGDGHGLVPADDAKAYARTCILNALAAVRAEIGSLDRITRIVKVVGFVASDPAFTGQPGVVNGASELLGEVFGEAGRHARSAVGVAVLPLDSPVEVELVVEFA
- a CDS encoding ATP-dependent helicase, giving the protein MTLILDPDDPAGWREAPAAGGAPAADGTPAASGNRFTEGLNPEQREAVEYRGQALLIVAGAGSGKTRVLTHRIAGLIDSREAWPSQILAITFTNKAAAEMRERVEALLGEGASGMWISTFHSACVRILRREAEAIGLSSTFTIYDSADTRTVLKRIIKELDADTMGFTPAGAQSKISKLKNELSDVESFARNANMNDPQEVMFLEIFRQYTRRLRAASALDFDDLIAETVYLFRAFPAVASLYQRRFRHILVDEYQDTNHAQYSLIREFTQSIPAERVAEMSEHGFNVRGVTDATGGIPGASLTVVGDSDQSIYAFRGADIRNISEFERDFPGAKVVLLEQNYRSTQNILSAANAVISNNFDRKDKKLWTAVGDGDKITGYTGYTAHDEAQFVADEIEALHRSGVAYRDIAVFYRTNAQTRALEEIFVRSALPYRVVGGTKFYERAEIKDAMAYLVSVANPLDELALRRILNTPKRGIGPATETALSSFAEANQLTFREAMRSADALGLGPKVTGAITTLANVLDEAAAMLAPSAAGVAAGTNEGASKVSDVLVFLLERSGLIDALRRSRDPQDETRAENVDELVAQTRDFDRDNPLATVVDFLTQVSLVAAADELDDASGTVSLMTLHTAKGLEYHAVFLTGLEEGLLPHQMSASEPGGPAEERRLFYVGITRARQRLYISLAMSRAQFGEVAVAMPSRYLQEIPEGLVDWKQSPGMATSRGGTQPRALNARRPGGAWGTRDRDLEKFSVTASAKPKAEWANRVTGTVRDNGDLTLEPGDRIRHVDFGEGRVNQVTGEGTKRIAHVSFDTAGQKKLLIKIAPIEKL